A genomic window from Caldicellulosiruptor kronotskyensis 2002 includes:
- a CDS encoding glycoside hydrolase family 11 protein, translating to MRFKKFLKVLIAVLMCFVLGNPFYAQAAITLTSNASGTYDGYYYELWKDSGNTTMTVDTGGRFSCQWSNINNALFRTGKKFSTAWNQLGTVKITYSATYNPNGNSYLCIYGWSRNPLVEFYIVESWGTWRPPGATSLGTVTIDGGTYDIYKTTRVNQPSIEGTTTFDQYWSVRTSKRTSGTVTVTDHFKAWAAKGLNLGTIDQITLCVEGYQSSGSANITQNTFSITNDSTGGGSTTPTTTKVECENMSLSGQYASKISSPFSGVALYANNDKAYYTQYFANSTHTFSLRGCSSNSNRAAVDLRIGGTKVGTFYFTGTTPTVQTLSNISHPTGNQTIELVVTSDNGTWDVYLDYLEIK from the coding sequence ATGAGGTTTAAAAAGTTTTTAAAAGTTTTGATAGCTGTTTTAATGTGCTTTGTGCTTGGGAATCCGTTTTATGCGCAAGCTGCAATAACCCTCACATCCAATGCTAGTGGAACTTATGATGGCTATTACTATGAATTGTGGAAGGATTCTGGAAATACAACAATGACAGTTGACACAGGAGGAAGATTTAGCTGTCAATGGAGTAACATTAACAATGCACTTTTCAGAACAGGTAAAAAATTCAGTACAGCATGGAACCAGCTCGGAACAGTGAAAATCACCTACTCTGCTACCTACAATCCAAATGGTAATTCATATCTATGTATCTATGGATGGTCAAGAAATCCACTGGTTGAATTTTACATTGTCGAAAGCTGGGGCACATGGCGGCCGCCCGGGGCAACATCATTGGGTACTGTAACGATTGATGGAGGAACATACGATATTTACAAGACAACTCGTGTAAATCAACCATCTATAGAAGGGACAACTACATTTGATCAGTATTGGAGTGTTAGAACATCAAAAAGAACAAGTGGAACTGTCACTGTGACTGATCATTTTAAAGCATGGGCTGCGAAGGGTCTGAACTTGGGTACAATTGACCAGATTACACTCTGTGTAGAAGGTTACCAGAGCAGTGGTTCAGCTAATATAACACAAAATACTTTCTCTATAACAAATGATTCAACTGGTGGTGGCTCTACTACACCAACAACTACGAAGGTTGAATGCGAAAATATGTCACTGAGCGGTCAGTATGCTTCAAAGATTTCTTCGCCATTCTCAGGAGTAGCATTATATGCAAACAATGATAAAGCTTACTATACTCAATACTTTGCTAATTCAACACATACTTTTTCACTCCGCGGTTGTTCAAGTAATTCCAACAGGGCAGCGGTTGACTTGCGAATTGGTGGTACAAAGGTTGGAACGTTCTACTTTACAGGGACAACACCTACGGTGCAGACGTTGAGCAATATTTCACATCCAACGGGTAATCAAACAATTGAACTAGTAGTAACATCGGATAATGGTACATGGGATGTATACCTTGATTATTTGGAGATTAAGTAA
- a CDS encoding ABC transporter substrate-binding protein produces MSRLFYLKNWRLVAIVTALIFLAGIVLGVTLISSKPAKAVASQTVSIRVGIWPLDNDEAGKKAWEKYAANFKKKYPNIKLIPDPYSYSPETFLPKAESGDLPNIFYTWFTEPRKIIPAGYAADITTYAKKYGYDKAINPDVLKLLTYNGKIYGIPRDGYALGLYLNMNLFKKAGLVDKNGLPKYPKTWDELAKTAQIIKQKTGKAGFFMPSKDNVGGWHFTAIAWCFGAEFEKKVGNKWVQGLDSPGSVAALQFIKDLKWKYNVLLPNTLLSWGDWIKFYGTDQVGMVLAAPDVINLPVQDYKMSKDAIAIVPIPKGPKGQYTLMGGTAIMFSSNSTPAQIDACFKLLEVIGMSPKVDKETLNAIEISLKEKAAQGLPVGPRALPVWINPERVKAEDEIYKKYTNVNMALFKPYYDEAFKHLKPEEPYYCQDLYRILDGCIQQVLTNKNADPKKILQAAGKEFQTKFLDKVKE; encoded by the coding sequence ATGAGTAGGTTATTTTATTTGAAAAACTGGCGCCTTGTAGCAATTGTGACAGCATTGATTTTCTTGGCTGGAATTGTTTTAGGGGTCACTTTAATTTCTTCAAAACCAGCAAAAGCAGTTGCTTCTCAGACAGTTTCCATCAGGGTTGGTATTTGGCCGCTTGACAACGATGAAGCAGGGAAAAAGGCATGGGAAAAATATGCTGCAAACTTCAAAAAGAAATATCCTAATATCAAGTTAATACCAGATCCATATTCGTACTCGCCTGAAACATTCCTTCCAAAAGCAGAAAGTGGAGACCTCCCAAACATATTCTACACATGGTTTACAGAACCACGAAAGATAATACCAGCAGGCTATGCAGCAGATATTACAACTTATGCTAAAAAATATGGGTATGACAAAGCAATAAATCCAGACGTTCTAAAACTTTTGACTTATAATGGGAAAATTTATGGTATTCCACGTGATGGTTATGCATTAGGGCTTTACCTCAACATGAACCTTTTCAAAAAGGCAGGTTTAGTTGACAAAAATGGACTTCCGAAATATCCAAAAACTTGGGATGAGCTTGCAAAGACAGCACAAATCATAAAACAAAAAACAGGCAAAGCAGGATTTTTCATGCCCAGCAAAGATAACGTTGGTGGCTGGCACTTCACAGCGATAGCTTGGTGTTTTGGAGCAGAATTTGAGAAAAAGGTTGGTAATAAGTGGGTTCAAGGACTTGACAGTCCAGGGTCAGTTGCTGCACTTCAATTCATAAAGGATTTGAAATGGAAATACAACGTACTTCTTCCAAATACATTGCTCAGCTGGGGCGATTGGATAAAGTTCTATGGAACAGATCAAGTAGGTATGGTCTTAGCAGCGCCAGATGTTATTAACTTACCTGTTCAGGATTACAAAATGAGTAAAGATGCAATAGCCATTGTTCCAATTCCAAAAGGTCCAAAAGGCCAGTACACGTTGATGGGTGGAACAGCGATAATGTTCTCATCAAACAGCACACCTGCGCAGATTGATGCATGCTTTAAGCTTCTTGAAGTGATAGGTATGTCACCAAAGGTTGACAAAGAAACACTCAATGCTATTGAGATAAGCCTTAAGGAAAAAGCAGCTCAGGGTTTACCAGTTGGGCCAAGAGCACTTCCGGTTTGGATAAATCCAGAAAGAGTGAAAGCTGAGGATGAAATATACAAGAAATATACGAATGTAAACATGGCACTTTTCAAACCATATTATGATGAGGCATTTAAACATTTGAAACCAGAAGAACCTTACTATTGCCAGGACCTTTATAGAATATTAGATGGTTGTATCCAACAGGTTTTGACAAACAAGAATGCTGATCCTAAGAAAATATTACAAGCAGCAGGAAAAGAATTCCAAACTAAGTTCTTGGATAAGGTTAAAGAATAG
- a CDS encoding carbohydrate ABC transporter permease codes for MNKKNVMKLTNSLSENISGWLILLPSIILFTFYIWEPMIYSLILSLNETKGFRIERFVGLQNYIDVLKDSVFHQALINTFFYVIWSLIIGFLVPIVVALIINEMVHLNSFFRFSIYFPNMVPGVAALVLWGFLFDPSEGGLLNAIRIKLGLYPSDWLQNPKLTIPLLIFIMTWKAAGSTALIYIARLQGINQELYEAACIDGAGIFRRIIHITLPELYSTARMLLIMQIIFVFQVLYEPLVLTGGGPNNASLSLMLLAYNYAFVDFVAGKSATVSVLVTLILMCLTFIYMRVTKENNNV; via the coding sequence GTGAATAAAAAGAATGTGATGAAATTAACAAATAGTCTTTCTGAAAATATATCAGGCTGGCTCATTTTATTGCCAAGCATAATTCTCTTTACTTTCTATATTTGGGAGCCAATGATTTATAGTTTAATTCTATCACTGAATGAAACAAAAGGTTTTAGGATAGAAAGATTTGTCGGGCTGCAAAACTACATTGATGTATTAAAAGATAGTGTATTTCATCAAGCGTTAATAAATACATTTTTCTACGTTATTTGGTCGCTGATTATAGGTTTTTTGGTACCAATAGTTGTAGCACTCATAATTAATGAAATGGTTCATCTCAACTCATTTTTTAGATTTTCAATATACTTTCCCAATATGGTCCCAGGAGTTGCTGCACTTGTTCTGTGGGGATTTTTGTTTGACCCAAGCGAAGGCGGACTTTTGAATGCAATAAGAATAAAACTTGGTCTTTATCCTTCTGACTGGTTGCAAAATCCCAAACTTACAATTCCTCTTTTAATATTCATCATGACATGGAAAGCGGCAGGCTCAACAGCCCTGATTTATATTGCACGGCTTCAGGGAATAAATCAGGAGTTGTATGAAGCAGCATGTATTGACGGTGCAGGCATATTCAGAAGGATTATTCATATCACATTGCCAGAGCTGTATTCAACAGCAAGAATGCTTTTAATAATGCAGATAATATTTGTTTTCCAGGTATTGTACGAGCCACTTGTTTTAACCGGTGGTGGACCAAACAATGCGTCACTTTCGTTGATGCTTCTTGCTTACAACTATGCATTTGTTGATTTTGTTGCTGGAAAATCTGCGACTGTAAGTGTACTTGTTACATTAATTTTAATGTGCCTTACATTCATATATATGAGAGTAACCAAAGAAAATAATAACGTTTAA
- a CDS encoding carbohydrate ABC transporter permease — MNLNKLDSKTTGIINFLDLRKPAVKAFYYILLFISCCIAFVCLAPPLWVFLSSLKNIKEFAQVPPTIIPHTFEPQKIITTWKTLNFTKYYINSFIMVAGSVVCAIVFNGLAGYVISIIKPRGYRFVFNLILWSLMIPATINLVPIFKNIVALKLNNSYIPLWLSYGANAFYVLLFKNFFDEIPREIIEAAKIDGCPNLRLFYKIVMPLSVPIIMVVTIFSINASWSDFLLPYIVLKNRESYTVMIKIYEMSFGNTWMSADMKMLAVLYAILPPVVLVIFFQKYLTQGVVIGSLK, encoded by the coding sequence ATGAACTTGAATAAACTGGATTCAAAAACAACTGGAATTATAAATTTTCTTGATCTCCGAAAACCAGCAGTTAAGGCATTTTACTATATACTTTTATTTATTAGCTGTTGCATTGCTTTTGTATGTTTAGCACCACCATTGTGGGTGTTTTTATCAAGTCTTAAAAATATTAAAGAATTTGCTCAGGTACCACCTACTATTATTCCACATACGTTTGAGCCACAAAAGATAATAACTACATGGAAAACCCTCAATTTTACAAAATATTATATAAACTCTTTTATTATGGTTGCTGGAAGTGTTGTATGTGCAATAGTTTTCAACGGTTTGGCGGGGTATGTTATATCCATAATAAAACCGCGTGGTTATAGATTTGTATTTAATCTTATTTTGTGGAGCTTGATGATTCCAGCGACTATTAATCTTGTGCCTATTTTTAAAAACATTGTTGCGTTAAAACTTAATAATTCATACATTCCGCTATGGCTTAGCTATGGTGCAAATGCTTTTTATGTGCTGCTATTTAAAAATTTCTTTGATGAGATTCCAAGAGAGATCATTGAAGCTGCTAAGATTGATGGGTGCCCTAACTTGAGGCTTTTTTACAAGATTGTTATGCCACTTAGCGTTCCAATAATAATGGTAGTGACAATTTTTTCTATAAATGCTTCATGGTCTGATTTTCTTCTACCATATATCGTTCTTAAAAACCGTGAAAGTTATACAGTTATGATAAAAATATATGAGATGTCTTTTGGTAACACATGGATGTCTGCTGATATGAAAATGTTAGCAGTGCTTTATGCAATATTGCCACCTGTGGTATTAGTAATATTCTTTCAGAAATATCTCACCCAAGGTGTTGTGATTGGAAGTTTGAAGTAA
- a CDS encoding glycoside hydrolase family 65 protein, whose protein sequence is MINKKGSRYVKVDPWRIIEENFDKSNMRILESLFTVSNGYIGTRGYFDELYTGDTHIGTYVAGVFEEVYEKPSYKGVPNRTQFVVNNANWLYTRIIADGEELDLNHSNFSEYKRVLDLKRGILTREFIWHTKKGSSFKLKFERFISMTKSNVCCHKMEITSLDKSGKIKIITGVDFSHKHRIYDTNYWEGLFKSNENDYISIGCKTIKTNKISIANFKIEVSKACAQGIVEGEKKIAKEMVFDIEENENIEIKKVVVINSFDRLNENLQSENGKLCQYIFGQYSYSILKQEHERFWERMWEEVDIEIGQDSENQQGIRFCIFQMLQAYSGMQDVVTGIGAKGLSGEVYNGNSFWDSEVYCLPFYLFTNIDAAKKLLEFRYFTLPQAQQRAKELDLKGAFYPIATIDGTESCTLWQHANLQLQVSTAVAYGLYHYYIVTKDEKFLFEKGTEILIEVCRMLESRCQLGQKDGKYGFFGVMGPDEFHMMVNNDFYTNYMAKKTFEFTIEVLKLLKAKDEKLYNEITRKTKLERNEVERWADIAKNMNIIQDPQSKVFEQHEGYFNLPHIELSTIPEDQIPIYKNWAYDRIFRYDMIKQPAVLLCMLLYSSDFTFEEKKANYDYYDLRCIHESSLSPSIHSILACELGYYDKAYEYFKYATRLDLDNYNRNTDEGLHITSLAAAWLNIVYGFGGMRSDTVPIKLAPIIPENWSYYSFRIKYNGAVLKIVVDPQNVTIKKLKGADVELMVYDKTYTITEDEIKIPLQQRR, encoded by the coding sequence ATGATAAACAAAAAGGGTAGCAGATATGTAAAAGTAGATCCATGGCGTATAATAGAAGAAAATTTTGACAAATCAAACATGAGAATTTTAGAATCTCTGTTTACTGTGAGCAACGGTTATATTGGCACAAGAGGCTACTTTGATGAGCTTTACACAGGGGATACTCACATCGGCACTTACGTTGCTGGTGTGTTTGAAGAAGTATATGAAAAACCTTCGTACAAAGGAGTGCCAAATAGAACCCAATTTGTTGTCAACAATGCAAACTGGCTGTACACAAGAATTATTGCAGATGGTGAGGAGCTTGACCTGAACCATTCTAATTTTTCGGAGTACAAAAGAGTCCTTGATCTTAAAAGAGGTATTTTAACAAGAGAATTTATTTGGCACACCAAAAAAGGTTCAAGTTTTAAGCTCAAGTTTGAAAGGTTTATTAGCATGACTAAAAGCAATGTATGCTGTCATAAGATGGAAATAACATCATTGGATAAAAGCGGTAAGATAAAAATCATCACTGGGGTTGATTTTTCTCACAAGCACAGGATATATGACACAAACTACTGGGAGGGCTTATTTAAATCAAATGAAAATGATTACATCTCTATTGGATGTAAAACAATAAAGACCAACAAAATAAGCATTGCAAACTTCAAAATAGAGGTAAGCAAGGCATGTGCTCAAGGAATTGTTGAAGGAGAGAAGAAAATAGCAAAAGAGATGGTTTTTGATATAGAAGAAAATGAAAACATAGAGATTAAAAAGGTTGTTGTTATAAATTCGTTTGATAGATTAAATGAAAATTTGCAGAGCGAAAATGGAAAGCTTTGTCAGTATATATTTGGTCAATATAGCTATTCAATACTGAAACAAGAGCATGAAAGATTCTGGGAGAGGATGTGGGAAGAAGTTGATATTGAAATAGGACAAGATAGCGAAAATCAGCAGGGTATAAGATTCTGTATATTCCAAATGCTTCAAGCATACTCAGGCATGCAAGATGTTGTTACTGGGATTGGTGCGAAGGGCTTGAGCGGTGAAGTGTATAATGGTAATTCGTTCTGGGACAGTGAGGTTTATTGTCTCCCGTTTTACCTATTTACAAACATTGATGCAGCAAAAAAGTTATTAGAGTTTAGATACTTTACCCTGCCCCAGGCACAACAAAGAGCTAAAGAGCTTGATTTGAAAGGAGCATTTTATCCAATCGCCACAATTGATGGCACAGAGTCATGTACGCTGTGGCAGCATGCGAATTTGCAGCTTCAGGTAAGTACAGCCGTTGCATATGGACTTTATCACTATTATATTGTCACAAAAGATGAAAAGTTTTTGTTTGAAAAAGGGACAGAGATATTAATTGAGGTTTGCAGGATGCTGGAGAGTAGGTGCCAACTTGGGCAAAAAGATGGCAAGTATGGCTTTTTTGGCGTGATGGGACCTGATGAGTTTCACATGATGGTAAACAACGATTTTTACACAAATTACATGGCAAAAAAGACTTTTGAGTTTACAATAGAGGTCTTGAAGCTGCTAAAGGCCAAAGATGAAAAATTATATAATGAAATAACCAGAAAAACAAAACTTGAAAGAAATGAAGTTGAAAGATGGGCTGATATTGCAAAAAATATGAATATAATTCAAGACCCTCAGAGCAAGGTGTTTGAACAGCATGAAGGCTATTTTAACCTGCCTCATATTGAACTTTCAACAATTCCCGAAGACCAAATTCCAATATACAAAAATTGGGCCTATGACAGGATATTCAGGTATGACATGATAAAACAGCCTGCAGTTTTGCTTTGCATGCTTTTGTACAGCAGCGACTTTACCTTTGAAGAGAAAAAGGCAAATTATGACTATTATGATTTGAGGTGTATTCATGAATCGTCACTGTCTCCTTCAATTCATTCTATTCTGGCATGTGAACTTGGCTATTATGACAAGGCTTATGAGTACTTTAAGTATGCCACACGTTTGGACCTTGACAACTACAACAGGAATACTGACGAAGGACTTCATATAACTTCGCTGGCTGCAGCATGGCTGAACATCGTCTACGGTTTTGGTGGTATGAGGTCTGATACAGTGCCCATAAAGCTTGCTCCAATCATTCCAGAAAATTGGAGTTATTATTCTTTCAGAATTAAATATAATGGGGCGGTATTAAAGATAGTTGTAGACCCACAGAATGTTACTATCAAAAAGCTCAAAGGTGCAGATGTTGAGCTGATGGTTTATGATAAAACCTACACCATAACAGAAGATGAGATTAAAATCCCTCTTCAACAAAGGAGGTAA
- a CDS encoding glycosyl hydrolase family 65 protein — MSWRISKEGFDPSSIELDGSRFLIANGYMGYRGTLEEFGKNELVACTVAGVYDRYDDKWRELVNVPNGLFVKVNYNNTLLSPMTFQDCAHTYGLDLKDAYYFRNTKFFVDKEKWIKIKTKRFASSTDYHLLCLEYSITANFDCEIEIETGIDCDIWEINGPHFKGMSFQKLDGIYVTRLTTNEGKNFAVAETADHLDNFIDKEYLRLYARKSKVKLASDKEFKFYKYMCVTHSIEFENPFDEAIKRINEAKNLGFDYLFEKHRERWQERWSICDISIDGDEKAMLALRFSMYHLLSIAPYHSEKLSIPARGLSGQMYKGAIFWDTEIFMLPFFSYTLPDVARNIVMYRVHTLDGARRKAKEYGYGGAFYAWESQETGDDACSLFNVTDVITQRPIRTYFRDKQIHINGDVVYGFFTYYNATGDFSIFLEGAAEAVFECAKFYYSYAYYKPLKDRFEILDVTGPDEYHERVNNNAYTNRIAKFTFEKAIWLYDILKEKYPNILQEIDSKTCISQYIEKIKEAEQKIFLQKPNEEGIIEQFDGYLKLEDIEVEKLKDKMLHPYEYLGGGNGLATQTQVIKQADVVVLLNLFESEYEKAILKANWEYYNGRTEHGSTLSYSMYGLLAAKLGKLKDAYEYFLKTALIDLEGNYKQYVGNLYIGGTHPAANGGTWMAAVFGFGGIRVEGTKVEMDPHLPAHWKSLRFNLIIHGNLFEFEISNSKILIKSTRLKNSKNRSYRIVANKSEFIHEIGQLLEINLKGE; from the coding sequence TTGAGCTGGAGAATTTCAAAAGAAGGGTTTGACCCCTCTTCAATAGAATTGGATGGTAGCAGATTTCTAATTGCAAATGGATACATGGGGTACAGAGGAACCTTAGAAGAGTTTGGAAAGAATGAGCTTGTTGCGTGCACTGTTGCAGGTGTTTACGACAGGTATGATGATAAATGGCGAGAGTTAGTAAACGTGCCAAATGGACTTTTTGTAAAAGTGAATTATAACAATACCCTTCTTTCTCCAATGACTTTCCAAGATTGTGCTCACACTTATGGTCTTGATTTGAAAGATGCGTATTATTTCAGAAACACGAAGTTTTTTGTTGATAAAGAGAAGTGGATAAAAATAAAAACAAAAAGATTTGCAAGTAGCACAGATTACCATCTTTTGTGCTTAGAATATTCTATCACTGCAAATTTTGATTGTGAGATAGAAATAGAAACAGGAATTGATTGTGATATATGGGAGATAAACGGACCGCATTTTAAAGGGATGTCTTTCCAAAAATTAGATGGAATTTATGTGACCCGTCTAACAACCAATGAAGGTAAAAACTTCGCAGTGGCTGAAACAGCTGATCATTTAGATAATTTCATTGATAAGGAATACTTACGCTTATATGCAAGAAAAAGCAAAGTGAAATTGGCAAGTGATAAAGAGTTTAAGTTCTACAAATACATGTGTGTTACTCATTCAATTGAATTTGAAAATCCATTTGATGAAGCGATAAAAAGAATAAATGAGGCTAAAAACTTGGGTTTTGACTATCTTTTTGAAAAGCACAGAGAAAGATGGCAAGAAAGATGGAGCATATGCGATATCAGTATAGATGGCGATGAAAAAGCAATGCTTGCACTTCGATTTTCCATGTATCATCTTCTGAGTATTGCACCTTATCATTCTGAAAAACTCTCAATCCCTGCACGTGGACTTTCCGGGCAGATGTACAAAGGTGCAATATTTTGGGACACAGAAATTTTCATGCTTCCTTTTTTCTCATATACACTTCCAGATGTTGCACGCAATATTGTAATGTATCGTGTACATACCTTGGATGGAGCAAGAAGAAAGGCAAAAGAATATGGCTATGGAGGTGCATTTTATGCATGGGAAAGCCAAGAGACTGGTGATGACGCATGTAGTCTTTTCAACGTCACAGATGTGATTACACAAAGACCTATAAGGACATATTTTCGGGACAAGCAGATTCACATTAATGGCGATGTTGTCTATGGATTTTTTACCTATTACAATGCAACAGGCGATTTTTCAATCTTCTTAGAAGGTGCAGCAGAAGCTGTATTTGAGTGTGCAAAGTTCTATTACTCTTATGCGTATTATAAACCACTAAAAGACAGATTTGAAATTTTAGATGTCACAGGACCTGATGAGTACCACGAAAGAGTAAATAACAATGCTTACACCAACAGAATAGCAAAGTTTACCTTCGAAAAGGCTATATGGTTATATGACATCCTAAAAGAGAAGTATCCAAATATCTTACAAGAAATTGATTCAAAAACATGTATTTCCCAGTATATTGAAAAAATTAAAGAAGCAGAGCAAAAGATATTCTTACAAAAGCCAAATGAAGAAGGGATCATTGAGCAGTTTGATGGTTACCTTAAGTTAGAAGACATAGAAGTTGAAAAGCTAAAAGACAAGATGCTACATCCTTATGAGTACCTTGGCGGTGGAAATGGTTTGGCAACTCAAACTCAGGTGATAAAACAGGCTGATGTAGTTGTGCTTTTGAATTTATTTGAAAGTGAATATGAAAAGGCAATCTTAAAAGCAAACTGGGAGTACTACAATGGGCGCACAGAACATGGTTCTACCCTCAGCTACAGCATGTACGGACTTTTAGCTGCGAAACTCGGTAAACTAAAGGATGCTTATGAATACTTTTTGAAAACAGCACTGATAGACTTAGAAGGAAATTACAAGCAGTATGTTGGGAATTTGTACATTGGAGGTACACATCCTGCCGCAAACGGTGGTACATGGATGGCAGCAGTGTTTGGTTTTGGTGGAATTAGGGTAGAGGGGACTAAAGTTGAGATGGATCCACATCTTCCCGCACATTGGAAAAGCCTTAGATTTAATTTAATAATTCATGGAAACCTATTTGAGTTTGAGATTTCAAATAGCAAAATATTGATAAAAAGCACCAGGTTAAAGAATTCAAAAAATAGAAGTTACAGAATTGTAGCAAATAAAAGCGAATTTATACATGAAATAGGTCAGTTGCTTGAAATAAATTTGAAAGGAGAATGA
- the pgmB gene encoding beta-phosphoglucomutase — protein sequence MVPIEVLLKSIEGAIFDLDGVIVDTAKYHYSAWKKLANMLGFEFTEKDNEKLKGVSRKESLEILLKIGGKENEFSRAQREELMDIKNNWYLEYIVKLTEDDILPGTKETILTLKEQGIKVGLATASKNAMLILERLKIKDLFDAIVDGTQISRAKPDPEIFLKCAQKLEVDPKKCIVFEDAAAGIKAAKLAGMFAVGVGSLDTLSEADIVVSSLAQLVKELN from the coding sequence TTGGTTCCTATCGAAGTTCTTCTAAAAAGTATAGAAGGTGCAATATTTGACTTGGATGGTGTCATCGTAGACACAGCAAAATATCACTATTCTGCGTGGAAAAAGCTTGCGAACATGTTGGGGTTTGAATTTACTGAAAAAGACAATGAAAAGCTCAAAGGTGTTAGCAGAAAAGAGTCGCTTGAAATACTTCTCAAAATAGGTGGCAAAGAAAATGAGTTCAGTAGAGCTCAAAGAGAAGAATTGATGGATATAAAAAATAACTGGTATTTGGAGTATATAGTCAAGCTAACAGAGGATGATATTCTTCCGGGCACAAAAGAGACCATATTGACCTTGAAAGAACAAGGTATAAAAGTTGGACTTGCAACAGCAAGCAAAAACGCAATGTTGATACTTGAAAGGCTCAAGATAAAAGATTTGTTTGATGCAATTGTTGATGGTACGCAGATATCCCGAGCAAAACCTGACCCTGAAATATTTTTAAAATGTGCCCAAAAGCTTGAGGTAGATCCGAAAAAATGTATTGTGTTTGAGGATGCAGCGGCGGGCATAAAAGCAGCAAAACTAGCAGGAATGTTTGCAGTTGGAGTAGGTTCGCTTGATACGCTGAGCGAGGCTGATATAGTTGTTAGCAGCCTGGCCCAGTTAGTGAAGGAACTAAATTAG